A single window of bacterium DNA harbors:
- a CDS encoding helix-turn-helix domain-containing protein translates to EVSRSWIYKLLERFEQGGYASLEPRSRRPRSCSHQVATKVDGDRRNSPGSIIETPQVSSPAPG, encoded by the coding sequence TGAGGTTTCCCGCAGCTGGATCTACAAGCTGCTCGAGCGATTTGAGCAGGGCGGGTACGCCTCCTTAGAGCCGCGCTCGCGGCGACCTCGGTCTTGCTCACACCAGGTCGCGACTAAAGTTGATGGCGATCGCCGAAATTCCCCAGGGTCGATCATCGAAACTCCCCAGGTGAGCAGCCCGGCTCCGGGCTGA